The DNA segment GTTTGATGTTAGTCCTGAAAGAACTTTTTGTTGATTGATGCCGCTTTCTCAAATTTGCAGCTGATATTTGATGAAAAAGACCTGTTTATTAGTATTTTCTGTGGGAAACTGTAGCGAGTGAACACCATGTGGCAAGATGTTAATTGCTTGTTTGACTATATATGTTTCTGGTTGATCATTTAGCGTTTCATGTTTTTGGAGTGATGTGTATTTCGggtgtatttgatgaaaaagaccttttttttttctttttctttttaaattattatgtaTTTTGGATTTGGACATGGAAAGATGAATCCTCTTATATGGTTTCATCTGTTTGCCTGTAGTGTAGTGAAGCAATAATGggggacaagaagaagaaggcGACTATGTTGGTGAGGCTGGTTTCGGCTGCTGGGACTGGATTCTTCTATGTGGTGAAGAAGACCAAGAGGCTCCACACCAGTAACATCAAACTTGAGTTTCGAAAGTACGATCCTCGAGTGAATCGCCATGTTCTCTTCACCGAGGCAAAAATGAAGTGAGTGAACTCGAATGTGGCCTGGCGAGTAGACTAGTTGGTTGTCGAATTCGCGGGGTCCTGTCTTTGGCTTCTTGATGCTTTTGTTCTGCCTCAAAGAACATTCCTTTTTTGTTGCTCGAGTAAACAGTTTGTCATGTTGACTCGTTGTCTTGGTTTGAAGTTTGGATGATATTCGAGGCTGTCAGATTTTGTAATCGCCAATCCTTTTAATGGAAACCATTCTTGTTGGAATATATTTCTCTGTAATGGCATCAATTTATTTGGCATTTCAAGAGGGTTGGTATAATTAGGCTGAAGTAATTGTTTGATATAAATTTACAGAATGTTATAACTAAACCACGTATCTTACATTTTACGAATAAAATTGTATCACACATGAAATGCATTGTACTCATGTATGCACAGAACACATACGGAAAGCACTAGTACTAAGAAAGGAAAGATACTTTACTGGTTGATACGCCAATTTACACTACCACGCTTCCAAAACTATGCGCAAGATGCAAGGTTTGCAAGAAACAAAAGGGTCCTCATCTGCGTTTTCTTACATCATGTTCATCCTTTCTCACCCATACTGTGGAGCGAGCCTTTTGACTCGATCTACAAAAAGACGATGCCtgcaacaaaaaataaaaaaacattaacACAAAAACAGATCTCTGGAAGACTGGCACCCATGTCAATCCAAAATCCATTAGAAAATAGATGATAGCACTCCAAGAGTCCAGAAGAGAACTAGAGTAGAAACGAGTAATGCAACTTAAATTTTTTGCTACACTTGGTTATATCGTCTGCTACATATGTACTAAATACCCAACACATGTCTCACACGTCTCATGATGGAACATGCCACAAGCAACCATCATCAGAAGAATAACACTAAATGCAGCAGAAAATTTGAATGGGAAAAAAATGAGTCGTTAGCAAAGTGACAAGACGGATTCTCTGGTCAATTGACTCAATTCCAATCCAATTGATGTATATACCACACGCGCAAGATTATTATGGCACATTCATCAATAACAGAATAAACGAACCTTTCATATTCCAGCTTCTGTTTAACTATTCCATTCAGTAATAGCTCTGAACTGTAAACTGCGCTACCTGCATATAAATGGCCATTGAGTGGTCATCTTTGCATTACATTCAGAAACGACAGTTATTTGAAGGTACGTGTTTCAACCTTTCTTGAGAAAAGCCACACAGATGTCATAGTCTTCTTCAcaagatataatcaaaagaTCGTCTGGAAGTTTTTCATCTTTCAATGCTGATCTTCCAAGTCTCTCCACTGCCTGGTAAGAAACGCACCAGGTATCATAATCCATTCTAAAATGGTTCCATTTAGAGGACTCTCACCCTTTGTCATTGCATTTATCAGAGAAGTCACAAGTAAAAGAAGGTGCATAAAACCTTATACActgaacttttttttttgataagaaactagaatattattaataatgtgaaatgattttgaatattataCACTGAACTAAAATGCACagagcaaatatttttgaatgcgCTGCCATGAATGAATGCGACAGAAATTCAATCCTTACACATTCATGCAGTAATCAATGATTGTCCAATTATATAATAGGAGACCTGCTAAATTATGAGATCTAAAAATCAAGAAGGGCAAAGAGGAGCTTGGAAAATAATCCGAGAGCTTAAAATCGTATGCTTGGCAATAGCTTTAAGATCCAGTGAGCTACAAGTATAATTTAACCACCTACTAGTAGTCAAGAAAATCGACTGCTTGGTTTCTAGCACCTTGGGTTGATACA comes from the Henckelia pumila isolate YLH828 chromosome 1, ASM3356847v2, whole genome shotgun sequence genome and includes:
- the LOC140874592 gene encoding uncharacterized protein isoform X1; its protein translation is MSPFFLPAIIWRADANSLSSLAISLTLCSEAIMGDKKKKATMLVRLVSAAGTGFFYVVKKTKRLHTSNIKLEFRKYDPRVNRHVLFTEAKMK
- the LOC140874592 gene encoding uncharacterized protein isoform X2; this encodes MGDKKKKATMLVRLVSAAGTGFFYVVKKTKRLHTSNIKLEFRKYDPRVNRHVLFTEAKMK